In a genomic window of Alphaproteobacteria bacterium:
- a CDS encoding class I SAM-dependent methyltransferase encodes MSSLSHSEEQTKRNMDKMYRWTRHIYDASRKYYLLGRDVLIDRLCPAAGESVCEVGCGTARNLIRMKQKYPQAHFYGLDASDEMLKTAQGNISRAGHCCSITLKQGFSQTFDPKALFGLERPLDKIVFSYALSIIPPWKESIDHALELLPAGGQIHIVDFGGQEELPPWFRKFLFWWLRLFHVYHKPEILDYLKQMECDKKGTLRVESLFRGYAYRAVFAKIS; translated from the coding sequence ATGAGCAGCCTGAGCCATAGCGAAGAACAAACCAAGCGGAACATGGACAAGATGTACCGCTGGACGCGTCATATTTATGATGCCTCGCGCAAATATTACCTGCTGGGGCGCGATGTGCTGATTGACCGCCTGTGCCCCGCCGCGGGCGAGAGCGTATGCGAAGTCGGATGCGGGACGGCGCGGAACCTGATCCGCATGAAGCAAAAATATCCGCAGGCTCACTTTTATGGCCTCGATGCCTCTGACGAAATGCTCAAAACCGCACAGGGCAACATCAGCCGTGCCGGGCATTGCTGTTCAATTACCCTGAAACAGGGCTTTTCCCAGACGTTCGACCCAAAAGCCCTTTTCGGGCTTGAGCGTCCGCTGGATAAGATTGTTTTTTCCTATGCGCTCTCGATCATCCCGCCGTGGAAAGAGTCGATTGATCATGCGCTTGAGCTTCTGCCTGCGGGAGGGCAAATCCACATCGTCGATTTCGGCGGGCAGGAGGAGTTGCCGCCGTGGTTCCGCAAATTTCTCTTCTGGTGGCTACGACTTTTCCATGTTTACCACAAACCCGAGATTCTGGATTACCTCAAACAGATGGAGTGCGACAAAAAGGGCACTCTTAGAGTTGAATCCCTGTTCCGGGGATATGCCTATCGGGCTGTTTTTGCTAAAATCTCCTGA
- a CDS encoding pyridoxal phosphate-dependent aminotransferase, producing MSLVADRLSRIKPSPTIAVTNKAKELKDAGRDIIGLGAGEPDFDTPDFIKEAAYKAIREGQTKYTAVDGTPQLKDAIIAKFKRDNNLSYKREQITVGTGGKQVLYNALMASVNPGDEVIIPAPYWVSYPDMVLLAEGTPVAVDCPKENNFKLQPKHLEKAITPKTKWVILNSPSNPTGAAYSWDEMKALTDILVKYPHVHIMTDDMYEHLVYDGFKFCTPAQVEPKLYDRTFTVNGVSKSYSMTGWRIGYGGGPVALIKAIAIMQSQSTSNPSSVSQAASVAALNGDQSFLKERNEVFRQRRDMVVKMLNQAEGIECLTPEGAFYVYPSCAGCIGKTTPDGKTIKSDEDFVTYLLESEGVACVQGTAFGLAPYFRISYATTTEALEEACKRIQRACAALKGKAKAA from the coding sequence ATGTCGCTTGTTGCCGACCGTCTGAGCCGGATCAAACCCTCCCCCACCATCGCCGTGACCAACAAGGCGAAGGAGCTTAAGGATGCCGGACGCGATATTATCGGCCTCGGCGCAGGAGAACCCGATTTCGATACGCCCGATTTCATCAAGGAAGCGGCTTATAAGGCGATCCGCGAAGGTCAGACCAAATACACCGCCGTAGACGGAACGCCCCAGCTCAAGGATGCGATCATCGCCAAGTTCAAGCGCGACAACAACCTGTCCTACAAGCGCGAACAGATCACGGTGGGAACTGGAGGCAAACAGGTGCTGTATAACGCCCTCATGGCCTCGGTCAATCCGGGCGATGAGGTCATCATCCCAGCACCTTATTGGGTGTCTTATCCTGATATGGTCCTACTGGCGGAGGGAACCCCCGTTGCAGTCGATTGCCCGAAGGAGAACAACTTCAAGCTCCAGCCGAAGCATCTGGAAAAAGCCATTACCCCCAAAACGAAATGGGTCATCCTCAATTCGCCCTCCAACCCCACGGGCGCAGCCTACTCATGGGACGAAATGAAGGCGCTGACCGATATTCTGGTCAAATATCCCCATGTTCACATCATGACCGACGATATGTACGAGCATCTGGTCTATGACGGCTTTAAATTTTGCACCCCGGCGCAAGTTGAGCCAAAACTCTATGACCGGACGTTCACGGTGAACGGAGTCTCCAAATCCTACTCCATGACCGGCTGGCGGATTGGCTACGGCGGCGGTCCGGTCGCCCTGATCAAGGCCATCGCGATCATGCAGAGCCAGAGCACCTCCAACCCTTCATCGGTCTCGCAGGCGGCGTCAGTAGCGGCCCTGAACGGCGATCAATCTTTCCTGAAAGAGCGCAACGAGGTCTTTCGTCAGCGCCGCGACATGGTGGTAAAAATGCTCAATCAGGCCGAAGGCATCGAATGCCTGACTCCCGAAGGCGCATTTTATGTCTATCCCTCCTGCGCGGGCTGCATCGGCAAGACCACGCCTGACGGTAAAACCATAAAAAGCGACGAGGATTTCGTGACCTACCTTCTGGAATCCGAAGGTGTGGCCTGCGTACAGGGAACGGCCTTCGGCCTCGCCCCGTATTTCCGTATTTCCTACGCCACTACGACCGAGGCGCTGGAGGAGGCCTGCAAACGCATACAACGCGCCTGCGCGGCACTTAAAGGCAAAGCCAAGGCGGCATAA
- a CDS encoding DUF3419 family protein, producing MSAEASATGHDHTVANKELLKAAVHGDKPMIKRSLGDRLFTLMFSGFVYPQIWEDPEVDIEAMKIGPHSRIMTICSGGCNVMNYLTEKPKAIYAIDLNPAHVALGRLKIAALKHLPDYESFFLFFGHANSPKNIENYDRYIAPHLDAFTRDYWNKRTLRHGRRINFFKKNLYKHGLLGSFIATVHFVSKLYGQDPREILKARTLEEQRVVFNRTLGPLFDKKFIKMLCNMPVSLYGLGIPPAQFEELSAASGGDMAGLLKSRLERMACDFPIDTNYFAWQAFGRGYDTVKKKAVPRYLQEEHYQTLKDHIGGVQIIHASITDFLAQQNPESFDNYVFLDAQDWMNAQQLTDLWTHVSRTAAPKARVIFRTAGNESPLASALPTDLLGRWDYNPVRSPEAVAKDRSSIYGGFHTYIHSKQQSGQIAA from the coding sequence ATGAGCGCCGAAGCCTCCGCCACCGGTCACGATCATACCGTTGCCAATAAAGAACTCCTTAAAGCCGCTGTTCACGGCGACAAGCCGATGATCAAGCGCAGTCTTGGAGACCGCCTGTTTACCCTGATGTTCAGCGGGTTTGTCTACCCGCAAATCTGGGAAGACCCGGAGGTGGATATTGAGGCCATGAAGATCGGGCCGCATTCACGGATCATGACGATCTGCTCAGGCGGATGCAACGTCATGAACTACCTGACGGAGAAGCCGAAGGCTATTTATGCGATTGATCTCAATCCCGCGCACGTCGCTCTTGGCCGCCTTAAAATCGCCGCGCTTAAGCACCTGCCCGATTATGAGAGCTTCTTTCTTTTCTTCGGTCATGCGAATTCGCCCAAGAATATTGAAAATTACGACCGTTACATTGCTCCGCATCTCGATGCCTTCACCCGCGATTACTGGAACAAGCGCACCTTGCGGCACGGACGGCGGATCAATTTCTTCAAGAAAAACCTTTATAAGCACGGGCTGCTTGGCTCGTTCATTGCAACGGTTCATTTTGTGTCCAAGCTTTATGGACAGGATCCCCGTGAGATTCTCAAGGCCCGGACGCTGGAGGAGCAGCGCGTGGTTTTCAACCGGACACTGGGTCCGCTGTTTGACAAAAAATTCATCAAGATGCTTTGTAATATGCCTGTGTCTCTTTACGGGCTCGGGATTCCCCCCGCCCAGTTTGAGGAGTTGAGCGCGGCGTCTGGCGGCGACATGGCCGGACTTCTGAAATCGCGGCTGGAGCGCATGGCCTGCGATTTCCCGATCGATACGAATTATTTCGCCTGGCAGGCGTTCGGGCGCGGTTACGATACCGTGAAGAAGAAGGCCGTGCCCCGCTATCTTCAGGAAGAGCATTACCAGACCCTCAAGGACCATATCGGCGGGGTGCAGATCATCCATGCTTCGATTACCGATTTTCTTGCCCAGCAGAATCCGGAGAGTTTCGATAACTATGTCTTCCTTGACGCCCAGGACTGGATGAACGCGCAGCAGCTCACCGATCTCTGGACGCACGTCAGCCGGACCGCTGCGCCCAAAGCCCGTGTGATCTTCCGCACCGCAGGGAACGAGAGCCCGCTGGCGAGCGCCCTGCCCACCGATCTGCTGGGACGCTGGGATTACAACCCTGTCCGCTCACCCGAAGCGGTGGCGAAAGACCGCTCCTCGATCTATGGCGGTTTTCATACCTATATTCACTCCAAACAACAGAGCGGACAGATCGCCGCCTGA
- a CDS encoding Lrp/AsnC family transcriptional regulator, whose protein sequence is MKKSRLDKIDRKILKELQDNGRITNVELARKVGISAPPCLRRVRALEESGYVRNYRARLDSALMGYSVTVFAMVRLTSQAEPDLIRFEQHISKLPMVRECHMLAGEVDFILKIVARDWDSYQEFLKNELTGAPNVTSVKSSLSIRSAKDEPGVPVDA, encoded by the coding sequence ATGAAAAAATCAAGGCTGGACAAAATCGACCGTAAAATCCTCAAGGAATTGCAGGACAATGGGCGCATCACCAACGTCGAACTGGCCCGTAAGGTTGGGATTTCAGCGCCGCCGTGCCTTCGTCGTGTCCGGGCGCTGGAGGAGTCGGGGTATGTGCGGAATTACCGCGCACGGCTCGACTCGGCCCTTATGGGTTACAGCGTCACCGTCTTCGCTATGGTCCGCCTGACCAGTCAGGCCGAACCGGACCTGATCCGCTTTGAACAGCATATCTCTAAGCTCCCGATGGTCCGCGAATGTCATATGCTTGCCGGGGAGGTGGATTTTATTCTCAAAATCGTCGCCAGGGATTGGGACAGCTATCAGGAGTTTCTTAAAAACGAACTCACCGGCGCCCCCAACGTCACCTCCGTCAAATCCTCACTCTCCATCCGATCTGCCAAGGACGAACCGGGCGTTCCTGTAGACGCGTGA
- a CDS encoding LysR family transcriptional regulator: MDWDKVRIFKIVAESGSFTHAGETLNLSQSAVSRQISALEESLGHPLFHRHARGLVLTEQGEILFESAREVFDTFKDTQTRLSDSRLLPEGLLTITTVDFIASSWLAPKLPAFNALYPEIQMTLFLDDRVYDLLRREADVGIRLQKTEQADVIEKKLTTLRFSLWVSKSYQKTYGLPDHLQDLKNHMMIGHPPGTETPFARPNWIFNAAHINTENNPKVVMMNSMSARYSAVKEGVGIAVLPDYVSRDKTDLVQLFPDLNIPGVDMFFVYPQERKHSKRISVFRDYLFDTLKGEKAL, encoded by the coding sequence ATGGATTGGGACAAGGTCAGAATCTTCAAAATCGTTGCTGAATCCGGCAGCTTCACCCATGCGGGAGAAACCCTGAACCTCAGCCAATCCGCCGTTTCCCGGCAGATCAGTGCGCTGGAGGAATCGCTTGGGCATCCCCTTTTCCATCGCCATGCGCGCGGGCTGGTTCTGACCGAGCAGGGCGAAATTCTTTTCGAGTCCGCCCGTGAGGTCTTCGATACCTTCAAGGACACGCAGACCCGGCTTTCCGATTCGCGGCTCCTGCCCGAGGGATTACTAACCATTACCACCGTCGATTTTATTGCTTCGAGCTGGCTGGCGCCCAAATTGCCGGCGTTCAATGCCCTTTACCCAGAAATCCAGATGACTCTTTTTCTAGATGACCGGGTTTACGACCTGCTGCGGCGGGAGGCCGATGTGGGAATCCGGCTGCAGAAAACGGAACAGGCCGATGTGATTGAGAAGAAACTCACGACTTTGCGTTTCAGCCTCTGGGTTTCCAAAAGCTATCAGAAAACTTACGGGCTTCCGGATCATTTGCAGGATCTGAAAAACCATATGATGATCGGGCATCCGCCGGGGACGGAGACGCCGTTCGCCCGCCCGAACTGGATCTTCAATGCCGCCCATATCAATACCGAGAATAATCCGAAAGTCGTGATGATGAACTCGATGAGCGCCCGCTACAGCGCGGTAAAAGAAGGTGTCGGCATAGCCGTGTTGCCCGATTATGTCAGCCGTGACAAAACGGACCTTGTGCAGCTTTTCCCCGATCTGAACATTCCGGGCGTCGATATGTTTTTCGTTTATCCGCAAGAGCGCAAGCACTCCAAGCGAATCAGCGTGTTCAGGGATTACCTGTTCGATACGCTCAAGGGCGAAAAAGCACTCTGA
- a CDS encoding alpha/beta fold hydrolase, protein MTDSSSKTEKPKELVILLHGIIRNKLDMMPMSLYLENAGYHTLNIHYPSRKKTLEDLTTFIYEKITASPFSAEAPKIHFVTHSMGSLIARYYIAVYKPERLGKVVMLGPPNTGSEFADWLSETKMLAPLFEKVFGPAGPQLKTTHKHIDGAIHYPIGVIAGNFSINPLSPWVLPGESDGIVPVERTKIEGMADHIVVSSTHTFMMFNPSVMKQVLSFIQSGRFQHPE, encoded by the coding sequence ATGACGGACTCATCCTCGAAGACAGAGAAACCCAAGGAGCTTGTGATCCTGCTGCACGGAATTATCCGCAATAAGCTGGATATGATGCCGATGAGTCTTTACCTTGAGAATGCGGGTTATCATACGCTGAACATCCATTACCCCTCGCGGAAAAAGACCCTTGAGGATCTCACGACATTTATTTATGAGAAAATTACCGCCAGCCCCTTTTCCGCCGAAGCCCCGAAAATCCATTTCGTGACCCACTCGATGGGGAGTCTGATCGCCCGGTATTATATTGCAGTTTACAAGCCGGAGCGTCTTGGAAAGGTCGTGATGCTGGGTCCGCCGAATACGGGCAGCGAGTTCGCGGACTGGCTATCGGAAACAAAAATGCTCGCGCCGCTGTTCGAGAAAGTCTTCGGCCCCGCCGGACCACAACTCAAGACCACTCACAAGCATATCGATGGCGCCATTCATTACCCGATCGGGGTGATCGCCGGAAATTTTTCCATCAATCCGCTATCCCCGTGGGTTTTGCCGGGAGAAAGCGACGGGATCGTTCCGGTTGAACGGACAAAAATCGAGGGTATGGCCGATCATATCGTCGTTTCCTCCACCCATACTTTCATGATGTTTAACCCCAGCGTGATGAAACAGGTGCTCAGTTTTATTCAAAGCGGGCGGTTTCAACACCCTGAGTAA
- the trxB gene encoding thioredoxin-disulfide reductase gives MSNALHTKVLIIGSGPAGYTAGIYAARANLEPLMVTGLEQGGQLMITTDVENYPGFADVIQGPWLMEQMKLQAEHVGTKIVNDYIIKVDLSARPFKAYGDSGSVYSGDTVVIATGAKARWLGLESESTFRGRGVSACATCDGFFFRGKEVAIVGGGNTAVEEALFLTNFCTKVTLIHRRDSLKAEKIMQKRLFENPKIEVIWDSTVEEIVGNDSGMTGVRIKNLKTGSEQIIDKQGLFVAIGHDPATELFKGILDMDAGNYILTAPDSTATSIPGVYAAGDVTDSVYRQAVTAAGMGCMAALEADRFLAHQEKTVTHNKAAE, from the coding sequence ATGAGTAACGCTCTGCATACTAAAGTCCTCATCATCGGCTCCGGCCCTGCCGGTTATACGGCGGGAATCTACGCCGCACGGGCCAACCTTGAGCCTTTGATGGTCACGGGGCTCGAACAGGGCGGGCAGCTCATGATCACCACGGATGTCGAGAATTATCCGGGATTCGCCGACGTGATTCAGGGGCCGTGGCTAATGGAACAGATGAAGCTGCAGGCCGAGCATGTGGGTACGAAAATCGTCAACGACTACATCATTAAGGTCGATCTGTCCGCCCGCCCCTTCAAGGCTTACGGGGATTCGGGGAGCGTTTACTCGGGCGATACGGTTGTTATCGCCACCGGCGCGAAGGCGCGCTGGCTTGGGCTTGAGTCGGAGAGTACCTTCCGGGGTCGGGGCGTTTCGGCCTGCGCGACCTGCGACGGGTTTTTCTTCCGCGGCAAGGAGGTCGCCATTGTCGGGGGCGGCAACACAGCCGTCGAGGAGGCCTTGTTTCTTACGAACTTCTGCACCAAGGTTACGCTGATTCACCGCCGCGACAGTCTCAAGGCCGAGAAAATCATGCAAAAGCGCCTGTTCGAGAATCCAAAAATCGAAGTGATCTGGGACAGCACGGTGGAAGAGATCGTCGGCAATGACTCCGGCATGACGGGGGTGCGGATCAAGAATTTGAAAACTGGCTCTGAGCAGATTATCGATAAGCAAGGCCTGTTTGTCGCCATCGGGCACGATCCGGCGACGGAGTTATTCAAGGGTATTCTTGATATGGATGCGGGGAATTATATCCTGACGGCGCCGGATTCGACCGCCACCTCCATTCCCGGGGTTTATGCCGCCGGGGATGTGACTGACTCCGTTTACCGACAGGCCGTTACGGCTGCGGGGATGGGCTGCATGGCCGCGCTGGAAGCCGACCGTTTCCTTGCCCATCAAGAGAAGACCGTTACCCACAACAAGGCTGCTGAATAG
- the mfd gene encoding transcription-repair coupling factor, with the protein MVPKMTAESKNRTLYGVPEGQDARILAQKARTIMPEDCVLVHVAMDGNRLANLQEQLAFFAPDVRVICLPAWDSLPYDRVSPHADIVAARVTALTGLIRWQKEKERYPRILLVSLNAAVQRVMPVESLLQASVQARAGQKLDLTKFQNFLAQNGYLRTETVRETGEFAVRGGIIDLYPAGYENPLRIDLFGDEIESIRMFDPATQMTVPDRAVKECSLLPATEFFLDEESIARFRAAYREMFGAAASNDPLYEAVSAGRRMSGIEHWLPLFHQKLETVFDYAPNAEMTFDPHIREAYEERMLQIRDFYQSRYTVQKNTAKRSGSATGQISAPYHPVPVTALYIEETEWNLRTEESTQFSAFGSPDEREVKDAAKKGRDFSDIRAISGGDVFLELKKHLAALEAAQKTLLIASYGEGSRQRLSGLMDHAGIGPLKNCAVWEDVKKLKPGQIGMAILALEHGFVADGLAVITEQDILGDRIARKTKSRRKADNFLREVSSLNPGDLVVHVDHGIGRFVELETLKAGGTLHDCLKIEYAGGDRLFVPVENLEVLSRFGSDEGTVELDKLGGAGWQARKARAKKDLMEMADQLLKIAANRILTKAEKLLISKDVYNEFAARFPYQETEDQERAIEDVIAGIAADYPMDRLICGDVGFGKTEVALRAAFTAVMSGAQVALIVPTTLLARQHYHNFTKRFAGTGISVEQISRLVAAKDAKKIREGIADGSVQIVIGTHALLGGGIKFSHLGLLIVDEEQRFGVKQKEKLKELKNNVHVLTLTATPIPRTLQMSLTGVKEMSLITTPPVDRLAIRTFVMPFDSVVIRDALLREHYRGGQSFYVVPRIKDLPEIEETLKELVPEIKFIAAHGQLTATELEERMEAFYEGQYGILLATNIIESGIDIPSANTMIVHRADMFGLAQLYQIRGRIGRSKLRAYAYLTYQPGVKLNPNALRRLEVLDTLDTLGSGFQLASHDMDIRGAGNLLGDSQSGHIREIGVELYQQMLEEAVAAARQGGGLETLQTEEKWSPQIALGTSVLIPETYVEDLSVRMSLYRRLSDLVEPADIESFAAELIDRFGNLPPEVENLLDILKIKQLSRKAGIEQLDAGPKGAVIGFHNNTPPNVPALMRWIQDQRGTVKLRPDQKLVVVRTWDNKDERVKGVQSLMKELSQIS; encoded by the coding sequence ATGGTGCCAAAAATGACCGCAGAAAGCAAAAACCGCACCCTCTACGGCGTACCCGAGGGGCAGGATGCGCGTATTCTCGCGCAGAAAGCCCGAACCATAATGCCCGAAGATTGTGTGCTGGTTCATGTTGCTATGGATGGGAACCGTCTGGCCAACCTTCAGGAACAGTTGGCATTTTTCGCGCCGGATGTACGGGTGATATGTTTGCCCGCATGGGATTCTCTGCCCTATGACCGTGTTTCTCCCCATGCGGATATCGTGGCTGCCCGCGTGACGGCCTTAACCGGCCTGATCCGCTGGCAGAAAGAGAAGGAACGCTATCCCCGCATCCTTTTAGTCAGCCTCAACGCCGCCGTACAAAGGGTCATGCCTGTTGAATCTCTGCTTCAGGCAAGCGTCCAGGCAAGAGCAGGCCAAAAACTCGACTTGACGAAATTCCAAAATTTTCTCGCGCAAAACGGTTATCTGCGGACGGAAACCGTGCGCGAAACCGGGGAATTCGCCGTACGCGGGGGGATCATAGACCTTTACCCGGCAGGTTACGAAAATCCCCTCCGCATCGATCTCTTCGGCGATGAAATCGAATCGATTCGGATGTTCGATCCGGCCACACAGATGACCGTCCCGGACAGGGCTGTAAAAGAATGTTCTCTTCTTCCGGCAACGGAGTTCTTTCTTGACGAGGAATCCATTGCCCGCTTCCGCGCCGCCTACCGCGAAATGTTCGGGGCTGCTGCCTCGAACGATCCGTTATACGAAGCGGTGAGTGCAGGAAGGCGCATGAGCGGCATAGAACACTGGTTGCCCCTGTTTCACCAAAAGCTTGAAACCGTTTTTGATTACGCGCCGAACGCGGAAATGACATTCGATCCGCATATCCGTGAGGCATATGAGGAGCGGATGCTGCAAATCAGGGATTTCTATCAATCCCGCTACACGGTGCAAAAAAACACTGCAAAAAGATCAGGCAGTGCGACAGGCCAGATATCCGCCCCTTATCACCCCGTCCCTGTAACTGCTCTTTATATTGAGGAAACAGAATGGAACCTCAGGACCGAAGAGAGCACTCAATTTTCAGCCTTCGGTTCTCCTGACGAACGGGAAGTAAAAGACGCAGCAAAAAAAGGCCGTGATTTTTCCGATATCCGCGCAATCTCCGGTGGCGATGTTTTTCTGGAATTGAAAAAACACCTTGCTGCGCTCGAGGCCGCGCAAAAAACACTTCTGATCGCTTCTTATGGCGAAGGATCGCGCCAGAGACTCTCCGGCTTAATGGATCATGCGGGCATCGGTCCGCTAAAAAACTGTGCAGTATGGGAGGATGTCAAAAAGCTTAAGCCGGGTCAGATCGGCATGGCCATCCTTGCCCTCGAACATGGATTTGTTGCGGACGGTCTGGCTGTCATCACCGAGCAGGATATTCTGGGTGACCGCATCGCCCGCAAGACAAAATCCCGTCGCAAGGCGGATAATTTCCTGCGCGAAGTCTCCAGTCTCAATCCCGGCGATCTGGTCGTTCACGTCGATCACGGCATCGGGCGCTTTGTAGAACTCGAGACGCTCAAGGCCGGGGGAACACTGCACGACTGTCTCAAAATCGAATATGCCGGTGGCGACCGTCTGTTTGTTCCCGTCGAAAATCTTGAAGTGCTTTCCCGCTTCGGCAGCGACGAGGGAACGGTCGAACTCGACAAGCTCGGCGGGGCAGGGTGGCAGGCTCGCAAGGCACGGGCAAAAAAAGACCTCATGGAAATGGCCGATCAACTTCTGAAGATTGCAGCAAACAGGATTTTAACCAAGGCCGAAAAACTTCTGATTTCAAAAGACGTCTACAACGAATTCGCAGCAAGATTCCCCTATCAGGAAACCGAAGATCAGGAGCGGGCCATCGAGGATGTGATCGCTGGCATTGCTGCGGATTATCCGATGGACCGACTGATTTGCGGCGATGTCGGCTTCGGTAAAACGGAAGTCGCCTTGCGCGCAGCATTCACCGCCGTGATGTCAGGAGCGCAGGTTGCGCTCATCGTCCCCACGACCCTTTTGGCAAGACAGCACTACCATAATTTCACGAAGCGTTTCGCCGGAACGGGTATAAGCGTCGAGCAAATTTCGCGTCTAGTCGCAGCAAAGGATGCAAAAAAAATCAGGGAAGGGATAGCGGACGGCAGCGTGCAGATCGTCATCGGAACTCACGCGCTTCTGGGTGGCGGAATCAAATTCTCTCATCTGGGGCTTCTGATCGTCGATGAGGAGCAGCGCTTCGGCGTGAAGCAAAAAGAAAAGCTGAAGGAGCTGAAAAACAACGTCCACGTTCTGACTCTTACCGCAACGCCGATCCCGCGTACGCTGCAAATGTCGCTGACGGGCGTAAAGGAGATGAGCCTTATAACCACGCCTCCGGTCGATCGTCTGGCCATCCGCACCTTCGTCATGCCCTTCGACTCGGTCGTGATCCGGGATGCTTTGCTGCGCGAACATTACCGCGGCGGACAGAGCTTTTATGTCGTTCCGCGCATCAAGGATCTGCCCGAGATCGAGGAGACGCTCAAGGAACTGGTCCCCGAAATAAAATTCATCGCCGCGCACGGCCAGTTAACGGCCACCGAACTCGAAGAACGCATGGAGGCATTTTACGAAGGGCAATACGGAATTCTTCTGGCCACCAACATCATAGAAAGCGGGATTGATATTCCCAGCGCCAACACCATGATCGTCCACCGGGCCGATATGTTCGGCCTCGCGCAGCTTTATCAGATTCGCGGACGCATCGGCCGCTCAAAGCTCCGCGCCTATGCCTATCTCACCTACCAGCCCGGCGTGAAGCTGAACCCGAACGCCCTGCGCCGTCTGGAGGTTCTGGACACGCTGGACACTCTCGGTTCAGGCTTCCAACTCGCCAGCCACGACATGGATATCCGTGGCGCGGGCAATCTTCTGGGCGACAGCCAGTCAGGGCATATCCGCGAAATCGGTGTGGAACTCTATCAGCAGATGCTAGAAGAGGCTGTGGCCGCAGCGCGTCAGGGCGGCGGATTGGAGACTCTGCAAACGGAGGAAAAGTGGTCGCCGCAAATCGCGCTGGGAACATCCGTTTTGATTCCAGAAACTTACGTAGAAGATTTAAGCGTCCGCATGAGCCTCTACCGCCGACTCAGCGATCTGGTCGAACCCGCCGACATCGAATCGTTTGCCGCGGAGTTGATCGACCGCTTCGGCAACCTGCCCCCCGAAGTCGAAAACCTGCTCGATATTCTCAAGATCAAGCAACTCAGCCGTAAAGCAGGAATCGAGCAGTTGGACGCGGGGCCAAAGGGCGCCGTCATCGGCTTTCACAACAACACCCCGCCCAACGTGCCTGCACTCATGCGCTGGATTCAGGATCAGCGGGGAACCGTCAAGCTTCGCCCGGATCAAAAGCTTGTCGTTGTCAGGACATGGGACAATAAGGATGAGAGAGTAAAAGGCGTGCAGAGCCTGATGAAAGAACTCTCACAAATTTCCTGA
- a CDS encoding phosphotransferase, whose translation MSADLQLLAAEIGCESLTPLPRDASTREFYRGTRSGENFILMRYPEPDEKNRTELKQFLRIAAWLTETGIRAPLIFESHQEQGYALLEDLGNTSYGKALREGHNRTELYIWATDVLRRLRQSKPPAFLSPFSQSRIRQNIRQIADYYVPFLHRQRMPDTAISAYLEIWSGIEQSLPTCPQGFLHADFHLENLMLQEGGEGIERCALIDFQDALLGPIPYDLVNLLEDARSDVPQDLQKTLIERYCEGMSAKDRQAFDLWYRVLGTQFHCRVIGLFIKFAAEQNRDEYLIHISRLQNYLKTHLEHPVLEPLKDWFKKEGVSLDPVKDLNGNAIRDIFRSLTS comes from the coding sequence ATGTCTGCTGATCTGCAGCTTCTGGCCGCTGAAATCGGGTGCGAATCGCTGACACCCTTGCCCCGCGACGCCTCGACCCGCGAATTTTATCGCGGAACGCGAAGCGGTGAAAACTTCATTCTCATGCGCTATCCCGAGCCGGATGAAAAAAACCGGACGGAGTTAAAGCAGTTCCTGAGGATTGCAGCGTGGCTCACTGAAACCGGGATCAGGGCGCCCCTGATCTTCGAAAGTCACCAGGAGCAAGGCTATGCGCTTCTGGAGGATCTCGGGAACACCAGCTACGGCAAAGCCTTGCGCGAGGGCCACAACCGCACGGAATTATACATTTGGGCGACAGACGTCCTGCGCCGCCTGCGCCAGTCAAAACCGCCTGCGTTCCTCTCACCTTTCAGCCAGAGTAGAATAAGACAGAATATCAGGCAGATCGCGGATTATTATGTCCCTTTTCTTCATCGTCAGAGGATGCCGGACACGGCCATTAGCGCCTATCTTGAGATATGGTCCGGCATCGAGCAAAGCCTTCCCACCTGCCCGCAGGGGTTTCTGCACGCCGACTTCCATCTGGAAAATCTGATGCTGCAGGAGGGCGGAGAGGGCATAGAACGTTGCGCCCTGATTGATTTTCAGGACGCGCTTCTCGGCCCCATACCTTACGATCTGGTCAATCTTCTGGAGGATGCGCGGTCGGACGTGCCACAGGATTTGCAAAAAACCCTGATCGAACGCTATTGCGAGGGCATGAGCGCGAAGGATCGTCAGGCCTTCGATCTCTGGTACCGCGTTTTGGGCACCCAGTTTCATTGCCGCGTCATCGGCCTGTTCATAAAATTCGCCGCTGAACAGAACCGCGACGAATACCTGATCCACATCAGCCGCTTGCAGAATTATCTCAAAACCCATCTTGAACATCCGGTCTTGGAGCCTTTGAAGGACTGGTTCAAGAAAGAGGGGGTAAGTCTGGACCCCGTAAAGGATTTGAACGGAAACGCGATCCGCGATATATTCCGGTCCTTAACGTCTTGA